From the genome of Vicia villosa cultivar HV-30 ecotype Madison, WI linkage group LG2, Vvil1.0, whole genome shotgun sequence, one region includes:
- the LOC131647000 gene encoding NAC domain-containing protein 7-like, with product MNNFSHVPPGFRFHPTDEELVDHYLRKKIASKRIDLDIIKDVDLYKIEPWDLQELCKIGSDEETEWFFFSHKDKKYPTSSRTNRATKAGFWKATGRDKAIYSNNICLIGMRKTLVFYKGRAPNGQKSDWIMHEYRLETNENGTTPQEEGWAVCKVFKKRIATTMRRMDESPCGYDDQVSFMQELETPNRVFSSHSYASYQQQHQQQQHYPCKQELNQMQYNISINDANNFLQLPPLESPKIPNLQCSSSSHSITHQEQQQYYSQHQQQSMQMLYSGNNDLQAVVEQSKDWRVFDKHVASQLSHDQEASKETVTSYCNIVAEQIALLANESKKSETHDHEYATSTSNSSCQIDTWK from the exons ATGAACAATTTCTCGCACGTTCCTCCTGGATTTCGATTCCATCCCACTGATGAAGAACTTGTTGATCACTACCTTCGGAAAAAGATAGCTTCAAAAAGAATTGATCTTGATATCATTAAAGATGTTGATCTCTATAAAATCGAGCCATGGGATCTACAAG AGTTATGCAAAATAGGAAGTGATGAAGAAACTGAATGGTTTTTCTTCAGTCATAAAGACAAGAAATATCCAACTAGTAGTCGTACAAATAGAGCTACAAAAGCAGGATTCTGGAAAGCCACAGGAAGAGACAAAGCAATATATTCTAACAATATTTGTCTGATTGGAATGAGAAAGACTCTTGTTTTCTATAAAGGAAGAGCTCCTAATGGACAGAAATCTGATTGGATCATGCATGAATATCGCTTAGAAACTAATGAAAATGGAACTACACCTCAg GAAGAAGGATGGGCTGTGTGTAAAGTGTTCAAGAAAAGAATAGCTACAACAATGAGGAGGATGGATGAGTCACCATGTGGATATGATGATCAAGTTTCATTCATGCAAGAGCTTGAAACACCAAACCGAGTATTTTCTTCTCATTCTTATGCATCataccaacaacaacatcaacaacaacaacactatcCTTGCAAACAAGAGTTGAATCAAATGCAATACAATATATCCATTAATGATGCTAACAATTTCCTCCAACTTCCACCACTAGAAAGCCCTAAAATACCTAATTTGCAGTGCTCATCATCATCACATTCAATAActcatcaagaacaacaacaatattatAGCCAGCACCAGCAACAAAGTATGCAAATGCTTTATAGTGGTAACAATGATTTACAAGCAGTAGTGGAGCAATCAAAGGATTGGAGAGTATTTGACAAACATGTTGCTTCTCAGCTAAGTCATGATCAAGAAGCTTCCAAGGAAACAGTAACCAGTTATTGCAATATTGTGGCTGAACAAATTGCTTTGCTAGCAAATGAGTCTAAAAAATCTGAAACTCATGACCATGAATATGCTACTTCAACTTCCAACTCCAGTTGCCAGATTGATACATGGAAGTGA